The window ATAATGTCCGTACGGGAAATGATAGACGCGTTTGATTTGAGCAAGGTCAGCCCAAAATCTTCGATTTTCGACACAAAAAAATTGGAATGGATGAACGGGCGGTATTTATCTAAAATTCCTTGTGAAACGATTTATGAAGAGGTAAAAAACGAATTTTTTGCAATCGGTGCAAACGATAAAGCAAAAATCATTTCGGCGATAAATTTAATGAAAGAACGTACGCATAAAATTACCGAAATTCCCGCTTTGTGCGTTTTCTTTTTTAATTCCCCGAAAAATTACGACGAGCAAACTTTGCAAAAAACAAAGAAAAATTCCGATTTAAAGGAAATATTGTTCGAATTGGTAAGAAAATTATCACTACTGGAAAATTGCAACGCCGAGACGTGCGATAATTTGCTGCAAAATACGGCCGCTCAGTTTTCCGTAGGTTTTGGGAAAGTAGGACTTCCAGCACGTTTGGCAATTACGGGTATGGGCGGCGGACCGTCGCTTCACGATATAATTCCGATTATCGGCAGAGACGAATGTGTTAAAAGAATTAACGATTTTTTGGAGAAAATATAGATGCGGCGACAGTTTTTTATTGTGTTTTGCTTTGCGGTTTTGGCGTTTTCGCGAGAAAAAATTCGTCCGGAATACGATTTCAAGGATTCAAGCTTTTCACTTACTTACAGAATCGACATTCCCAAATTATCCGACGATGAAATCTTAAGTATCTTATTTAATTTTGAGAAAGTTAGAGAATATTCCGCAAAGACCAACGTTAAAATTACGCTCATAGAAGAAAACACTAAAACGAATAGGATCTTATACGAGTATAATTATTCGGTGGCAAAATTAGGAGTTGAAATGTTTCGTGAAAAATTTCAAGAGCAAAAAATGGTTGTTTTTCGTATGGAAAAATACAACAGAACGGCAAAAATCATTCCCGACGTCCTTTCCGCAGGCGGCAGTTATAAAATCAATAACGACTGTATCTTGTATAAACAGCAGACAGTTATGAATAAAAAAATCAACGCGATTTACACAATGCTAATTAAACGGGACGTACAGGGTTATCTCAAAGAAATTATGAAATACATCGATGACCAAGCGTTAAAGACTAATTCCATTTAACGGTAAGGCTTTAACTTTTGCGCTAAACCGTTATTTTCAAGCCGTCGTAAGCGAATTTCATTCTTTTGTCAACAACTTTTTCATCGGTTTTATAGTGAATGTCATGGCAAAGGTGTGTTCCCAGAACTTTTTTAGGGTTTATCCTTTCAATCAAATTTTTAACATCGTCGTAAATAAAATGGGTACTGTGCACATTTTTCATCCTAAGACAATCAATTATCAATAACTCCAGATTTTTCAGTAGGTTAATTGAATCTTTCGGAATGCTTTTTACATCGGGAATATATGCAATATCGCCGAATCTATAGCCGAAACACCCCTTGCAGCTGCCGTGTTCGACGGGAATAACTACGAATTCCATTTCAAATAAGTTAACTTTTTTAATTATCACATTTCGTTCAAGTTCCGGTATTCCGCCGCCGACAAAAGTATTCGGGTCAAAAATATAAGAAAAACTTTGTGAAATCGCGCCGATAGTTTCCGGCGAACCGTAAACAGGGAGAAATTTGCCGCCGGTTGCGCCGCTGTAAGAGCGAATATCGGGAACTCCACAAATGTGGTCGCTGTGACGGTGGGTAAATAAAACCGCATCTATTTTTTTTATTTTTTCACGCAAAACCTGTTCGCGAAAATCCGGACCGCAATCAATCAAAACGTTCTTTTCGTTGAAAGAAACAAGTATTGACGAACGGCTTCGTTTGTGTTTTTTATCGTTTTGAGCAAGCCGACAAACATTTTTAGAGCAATATTTATAGTCGTTTATCATACAATCCACGGTAGGAACTCCGTGCGACGTTCCGGTTCCCAGAAACAATATTTCAAACATTTTCAACTCATTTCGGCGGATAAATTACTAATTTTTTTATTTCGCTTTTTATTATTTCGCTTTTTTGGGCGGACATTTGAGATGAGTCGTCACTCCTTGTGAAACGTTTCACAAAAAGCCGGTACAAATAAACATTCGGCGATAATTTCTGCCCCCTTTGGTCGGTTAAATTCCACACAATCCCGCGGTTCACATTTGAGAAACTTCGAACTAATTTTCCGCTGAGAGTATAAATTTTCAAAGAAATTTCCGCAACATTATCAACGGGCTGATTAAAGTAAAACGTCGTTGTTTGCCCCATTCTTACCGGCGACGGATAACAAAATAAGTCGCCGATTACGTATTGTTCGTCTTTGAGCGATTTTACGTCCAAAATATAGCGCTGGGTTGTAATATTTTGTAAAATATCATGTGCGGAAATAGTCATTTCATACTCGCCGGACGCAGGAAATTCATTTTTGGAAAGTGGAAGTTGAAACGAAATAGAACGAAAATCATCATCTTTCAGCGTTAAATTTTCCTGTCCGTACTGCTGTTTCTCCATAACCCTTTCTATTGAAACGCAAATCCCGCCGCCAGGCGATTGTGAAGAAAAAATATCAATCCCCGATTTGTCCGAAACCAATATTTCTAAGTTAACCGTTCCCGATTTTTTATTAAATCCGTCAATAGTAATTTTATTGCCTACGATTTTATTTTTAATAGTGTCAATTATATTTCCGGAAGAATCGCCGAAAAGTCGTCTCACCGCTATTGTCGGCCCTGCATGGTCGGACGTATCGATATTTGAAATATCATAGCCTTTAAAAATCAGCCCGTCGGATATCGCTCCGTAATAAATTTTGCCGGAATTAGGCTCCCAAACGTGAATTTTAAGCCGCGAACCAAGAACGGTATCCATTACAGTAGGTGGAATCATCAGTGGAATTTCAAAGGAATTTCCTGTTATCTGCGCTGAAACTCGTGAGACGACCATGCCGGGAAGCGAATATTTAACGTCAAAACTCAATTTTCTTCCTTTTGCCCTTGGATCACAATCTATCGTTTCGCCGGACAGTCCGTCTTTTCGAGACGGCGATAAATTTTCAGGGTTTTGAAGAATGATTTCGGCTATTCGTGAAATTCCGTCATTTATCGTTATGGGCAGTTCCCCTTTAACTATTACGTTTTGCATTTTTTGTAAAGTATCAATTTTTTCACGGTTTTTATTTAAAATTTGAATTTCTCCCGTAATTTTTTTTCTATCGGGCATAGGATTATACGACGGGTCTCCAAGCAGTGAAAAAGTTAAAAGATTTGTAGCTCTCAACATTTTTGAATCCAAATACGCCTGTCCTACCGTATAAGAGAAATCGTTGTTTGTTTCATAAAAACAGCTAAAAAACTTGTATGCGAGTTTACCGTTTTCGGAGGCGTAAGCCGTACGTGCGCTTGAGATCGCAGCAATCGCTCCTTTACCTTTGGTTCTAACCAAAAGTTCGGAAAGTCCGTCAATCCCGGGATTATCGAAAAAACCGACAGAACAGGAGAACGCGCCGAATATAAAATATTTTCCATAATTATTAAGAGACGGTATGTCGGTATATTCAAAAGCGCACTGGTCGGAAAGCGTTTGATAAGAGCCGTGTCCAAAATAATTAAAAACCGAAACGCCGTTATTTATTTCGTTTATCACCGCATTTTTTGCAAGCGGTTTACGTTTCTGATTGTCAAACGGATACTCAAAAAGCGTAACTTTACGAATATCCGAAGATTTGTCAAACGAATCAATGATTTTCCCCACGCTATCGGATTGTCCTGTATGATCCATATCTTCTTTGCAAGATAAAGAAGTTTGAATATCGTCGTCTGCGACAAGAAGCGGACGATTTCTCCAAAACGGATAAATTGAATCGGTTCCTGTCGTTTCCATCAATATTACTTTTTCCACATAGGATTCCGCCTCCGAAACCGATTGCGCCGGGATCCGTCCGACAATAAGCTGCGGAAAGGCTCTTATGCTTCCTGCAGTGTCGTTTGGCGTTATGTATGCAAAAAAATCTTCAATCGGATATGAAACAAGATCGCGATGGAAGTCTCTAGCTGTCGCAATATATATGGGAACAAAATTTTGCAGCCGAGATGAAATATTTTTGTAATCATAATGTCCGCTTCCAAACAAAACCAAATATTCAGGTGATGTCCCCCATGTATTTCGTGCATAAATCATAAAATTACGTATAGCCGTCGGGTCAAAAACTCCTCCGGAAAATATATTAAAAATATCTTCCAAAAGAACGACCTTAGGCGTGAATCCTATTTTTTCTTTATGTTTTGCAAGTTTTGCAGCCTGCTGTAAAAAAATCTGCGGTGCGACAATCAAATAATCGGATTTGTTAGACGAATTAAGTAAATCATTCGCTTGACTCAAAGAAATCAATTCCGTTTTAGGCATAGCGAAAAATCCTGAAGACAATGCAAAATGATACTTATACCCGTTAGCCGTAGAATCATAAAAAACCAAATCGCCGCCCGTAGAAGACGAATCGATTAACTGCGTTAACTGCGTTTTCGGGTTATGGCGCACAAACAAATGAAATTCATTCGGAATATCGGAAATTCTATATGAAATAGGCGATGAAACATTGGATTCTTCAGAATAAAATTGAAGGTTTCTTATATTTTGCAACGATAAATTTTGTTTATAATGTAAATCGTACGATTCAAAATCCACATAATTATTTCTGTTTTTTTCCAAAAATCTTGCCGTAAATAAAAAACTCATATCGTTAGGAGTTTGAAACGAAATCCATTTTCCCGTATCCTGATTGGAAAAAATATCGTTTGCTATTTTCAAATTAAATCCTAAAAAATTTGAATCTAAACCGCTGACAAAAAATCGCACCCGCGACTGTTCTTTTGATGTTGAATTTACGAACGAAGGCGGAAATTCAACCGAAAGCGAGGGATCTTCTCCGTGTAAATTTTTCCAAATATATCGTTTGTCTCCGTGTCCGTAAGTAGGGTATCTCGCCCTTGTAATTGAAACACTTCGTTTTGCGTGAAAATACACATCGCCGCTTTTACGTTCCGCCGTACTTGAAACTTGCTCGTTAAATTTACCCATAATATTTGAATTAATATTAAAATTTTCCGCAGTAATCCAATAATATCGGCGGTAGTCGGTGTAATTAAAAGAAAATTCCCATTTTTTTGACGTTTCATTAAAAACCCATCTGTGTATTTTTTCCGCATAAAACAAAATTTCATCGTCGCCGTCAAAAAACTTGTTCCCGTTTTTGTCGCGAATAACTAATTGGACATCCACAAGTCCTGTCGGTAAATCGGCAAATGAGGGTGTTACGCTGTCTGCGACGTTCGGATTAGAAGCGAATACTTTTATCGAACTTATTAATAAATCGCTGCCCAGCGCTTTCAAATCGTTTGGAGTAATTCTATATATTCCAACGCCTTGCGATAGATCGCATTCGTTAAAATCATCTTTTGTTGGAGCGTCTCCTATAGAAAATCTTAACGCTTTGTCGGAGATGGCGTTAAACTCTCTTATGCTCCTTCTTAGGTTTCTTTCGTCTTTAAATATCGTATATTTAACTTTATCGGAATTTAATAAATTTGCCGAGATTGAATTATAATAGTCGCTTTTCGGGATTATATTCTGCTGTTGTCCGTAAGAGTAAATTATCGTCAAAATCATGGATGTCGTGTAAACGATTTCGTTGCCGTTTATAGACAAAATCGGAGTTATTCCCGCTGAAAAAACGGGTATATTTCTTGCAGAAAAGTATTCTAATACTACAGAGTTTGTATATTTGCCAAAATTTTGAGGGATTCTTTTTGTAATTCTGTTTTGAGCGGAAACAAAAACGTGCGGTTTTGAATTTTTATCAGCCGTAAAATTTACAAATTTCATAGGAACGGAGATTTCTTTATCTATTGAATACGGAAAATCGCTCCCGTTTGAAATTATACCCCGCGAATTATCATAAAAAATCGAATCAAAAGAAATTTTTAAAACAATTTTGTTATCGGTGTTTTCTATAATACTGATGGAAGCAAACGAATTTGTCAAAAAAGCAAAAAATATTAAAGCAAATAATTTTTTCAACATTGTTTTCCTTTGTTCAAATTAAATTCCACTTTGTGAAAAATACTATTTTCCGTATAAAACTTGTATTTACACTATAAAACAAAACCGAAAATTACTAAAAGGAAAAAATGAACGCATATATCGCGCTTTTAATAACTTTGATTCTTTTCAGCACAATTGAAGTTGCGATAAAAATGTTGCCAAACACTGTCGATCCGGTATTGCTCGCTTCAATGAGATTTATCGTTTCCGGCGCGGTCATGCTTCCGTTCTGCAAGATAAATTTAAGAAAACTTTCAAAAAAAGAAATTTTCGGTTTTGTTTTCGCCGCCGCTGTCGGAATCGCCGGATGTTTTATTCCTTACCACAAAGGCGTTATACAAATGCCGGCAAGCAGCGCCGCGCTGATTTTTTGTCTCAACCCGATTTTTGCGGTAATTACGGCAAGAATATTGCTTAAAGAAAAGTTTTCGTTAAAAATCGCCGCCGGTTTAATTTTGGGAATTTCTGGCGTCTATATTTCCATATACGGATTTTCGATTCCGCGGTTTTCACAGACTTATGCGTCGATTTTACTTTTAATTTCGTCTATAACGTTTGGAATATACACCGCTTCAAGCAAATGGCTTGTGGAAAGATATTCGTCAATTTCGGTCGCGGCGGTCGTTTTTACTTTGGGCGGACTTATTATGCTTATGTTCGTCGGAAAATGGGATTTTCCAAGAGACATACGCTCTGTTTCCATAATTGCATATTTGATTTTTGCGACGACGGCGATAGGATATTTGTGTTTTTTTTACGCGCTCAAAAGGGTTTCGGTCGCGGCGGGAAGTTCGCTTTTTTTCTTCAAACCGATTTTAGCGGCGTTTTTCTCGTTTTTGGTATTGCGAGAGACGCTTACAATTACATATTTTATAGGAATGGCGGTTTCTCTGCTTTCACTTTTTGTGATTTTGTACGGCAAAGGCGGCAAAAATGGATGAGATAAGAAAGATTGACTACACGCGTTCAATGAATCGGCTGCTGACGATACTGATAATCGCTTTGGGGGTCGGTGTATTGTATGCGGCGAAAACGTTCATTATTCCGTTTGTTGTGGCGCTCATTATATTCTTCGTCCTGATAAATTTTGAGAATTTGATTTCCAAAGGTATAAAGTCCGTTATTTTGTTTTTCACAAAAAAAGAGATTTCCAAAAGAGCGGGCGTCGCGATTTTGGCGGTTTCGGTGATTTTATCGCTGACTATTTCTGTTTTTATCCTGTTTTCTTTTTACAAAGTAATATCGAAAAATTTTGACGACATGCTTGCAAACACTACGAAATACCAGATGCTTTTCAACGGAAAAATCGTACAGTATAACAAAATGGTGATGGATTCGCAAAAACCTGTCGATGACGATATGAATTTCTCTCCTTTTCAACAGATAGTTTCAATTATTCCCGAATCACACCTTCCAATTATCGACAGCAAAATTATCGACGAAATAAATTTCAGCAATCTGTTCAACAAAATCGGCGGCTTCGCGGGGAAAAGCGTAGCAAATTCCGCGCTTGTGCTTATTTATTTGGTTTTTCTTTACGGAGAAAGGGTAAATTTCAATAAAAAGTTCAAAAAAATTCGCGAAATTAATCCTAAATTTGAAAAATTAGACAATATAATAAGAGACATCGGAGGCAATTTAGTAGGGTATTTCAATATAAAAACGATAGTTTCGTTTGTGACGGCGGCTTTGGCGTATCCGGTAATGTCGGGTTTTGGGCTTGATTTCGTTTGGTTGTGGGCGGCTATAATTTTTATACTGAACTATATTCCCACTATCGGTTCTATTGTCGCTACGACGCTACCCAGCGTTTTGGGAATCATCATGTTCGACAGTTTTATCGACGCGGTTTTTATGGCGTTTATTCTTACGACTATACAGTTTATAATAGGAAACGTCGTAGAACCGAAATTTCAGGGGGACCGTCTGAATTTGGCGCCGATAATGATACTTTTGTCGCTTGCGATTTGGGGAGCGATTTGGGGAATCGTCGGAATGTTTCTTGCCGTACCTATTATGGTGACAATCAACGCCGCTTTATCGCAATTTGAAACGACAAAACCGCTGGCGATGCTTTTTTCCTCTACCGGAGATATAAAAAATTAGGGGATTAATGTTTCGCGAAAACAACAATTCGCTTAACGATTTGGGATTTTCGGCGAAATATAAGTTTATCAAATTCTAAATCAAAACATA is drawn from Chitinispirillales bacterium and contains these coding sequences:
- a CDS encoding MBL fold metallo-hydrolase, translating into MFEILFLGTGTSHGVPTVDCMINDYKYCSKNVCRLAQNDKKHKRSRSSILVSFNEKNVLIDCGPDFREQVLREKIKKIDAVLFTHRHSDHICGVPDIRSYSGATGGKFLPVYGSPETIGAISQSFSYIFDPNTFVGGGIPELERNVIIKKVNLFEMEFVVIPVEHGSCKGCFGYRFGDIAYIPDVKSIPKDSINLLKNLELLIIDCLRMKNVHSTHFIYDDVKNLIERINPKKVLGTHLCHDIHYKTDEKVVDKRMKFAYDGLKITV
- a CDS encoding C25 family cysteine peptidase; the encoded protein is MLKKLFALIFFAFLTNSFASISIIENTDNKIVLKISFDSIFYDNSRGIISNGSDFPYSIDKEISVPMKFVNFTADKNSKPHVFVSAQNRITKRIPQNFGKYTNSVVLEYFSARNIPVFSAGITPILSINGNEIVYTTSMILTIIYSYGQQQNIIPKSDYYNSISANLLNSDKVKYTIFKDERNLRRSIREFNAISDKALRFSIGDAPTKDDFNECDLSQGVGIYRITPNDLKALGSDLLISSIKVFASNPNVADSVTPSFADLPTGLVDVQLVIRDKNGNKFFDGDDEILFYAEKIHRWVFNETSKKWEFSFNYTDYRRYYWITAENFNINSNIMGKFNEQVSSTAERKSGDVYFHAKRSVSITRARYPTYGHGDKRYIWKNLHGEDPSLSVEFPPSFVNSTSKEQSRVRFFVSGLDSNFLGFNLKIANDIFSNQDTGKWISFQTPNDMSFLFTARFLEKNRNNYVDFESYDLHYKQNLSLQNIRNLQFYSEESNVSSPISYRISDIPNEFHLFVRHNPKTQLTQLIDSSSTGGDLVFYDSTANGYKYHFALSSGFFAMPKTELISLSQANDLLNSSNKSDYLIVAPQIFLQQAAKLAKHKEKIGFTPKVVLLEDIFNIFSGGVFDPTAIRNFMIYARNTWGTSPEYLVLFGSGHYDYKNISSRLQNFVPIYIATARDFHRDLVSYPIEDFFAYITPNDTAGSIRAFPQLIVGRIPAQSVSEAESYVEKVILMETTGTDSIYPFWRNRPLLVADDDIQTSLSCKEDMDHTGQSDSVGKIIDSFDKSSDIRKVTLFEYPFDNQKRKPLAKNAVINEINNGVSVFNYFGHGSYQTLSDQCAFEYTDIPSLNNYGKYFIFGAFSCSVGFFDNPGIDGLSELLVRTKGKGAIAAISSARTAYASENGKLAYKFFSCFYETNNDFSYTVGQAYLDSKMLRATNLLTFSLLGDPSYNPMPDRKKITGEIQILNKNREKIDTLQKMQNVIVKGELPITINDGISRIAEIILQNPENLSPSRKDGLSGETIDCDPRAKGRKLSFDVKYSLPGMVVSRVSAQITGNSFEIPLMIPPTVMDTVLGSRLKIHVWEPNSGKIYYGAISDGLIFKGYDISNIDTSDHAGPTIAVRRLFGDSSGNIIDTIKNKIVGNKITIDGFNKKSGTVNLEILVSDKSGIDIFSSQSPGGGICVSIERVMEKQQYGQENLTLKDDDFRSISFQLPLSKNEFPASGEYEMTISAHDILQNITTQRYILDVKSLKDEQYVIGDLFCYPSPVRMGQTTTFYFNQPVDNVAEISLKIYTLSGKLVRSFSNVNRGIVWNLTDQRGQKLSPNVYLYRLFVKRFTRSDDSSQMSAQKSEIIKSEIKKLVIYPPK
- a CDS encoding DMT family transporter: MNAYIALLITLILFSTIEVAIKMLPNTVDPVLLASMRFIVSGAVMLPFCKINLRKLSKKEIFGFVFAAAVGIAGCFIPYHKGVIQMPASSAALIFCLNPIFAVITARILLKEKFSLKIAAGLILGISGVYISIYGFSIPRFSQTYASILLLISSITFGIYTASSKWLVERYSSISVAAVVFTLGGLIMLMFVGKWDFPRDIRSVSIIAYLIFATTAIGYLCFFYALKRVSVAAGSSLFFFKPILAAFFSFLVLRETLTITYFIGMAVSLLSLFVILYGKGGKNG
- a CDS encoding AI-2E family transporter produces the protein MDEIRKIDYTRSMNRLLTILIIALGVGVLYAAKTFIIPFVVALIIFFVLINFENLISKGIKSVILFFTKKEISKRAGVAILAVSVILSLTISVFILFSFYKVISKNFDDMLANTTKYQMLFNGKIVQYNKMVMDSQKPVDDDMNFSPFQQIVSIIPESHLPIIDSKIIDEINFSNLFNKIGGFAGKSVANSALVLIYLVFLYGERVNFNKKFKKIREINPKFEKLDNIIRDIGGNLVGYFNIKTIVSFVTAALAYPVMSGFGLDFVWLWAAIIFILNYIPTIGSIVATTLPSVLGIIMFDSFIDAVFMAFILTTIQFIIGNVVEPKFQGDRLNLAPIMILLSLAIWGAIWGIVGMFLAVPIMVTINAALSQFETTKPLAMLFSSTGDIKN